The nucleotide sequence tttttttttttttgggggggggggggggggggttcttttCCTTTAGCATCTCGTGGTAACATCTCCTCTTTGTTAGGaaagtataaaagatggacgcaGCTCCCAGgactgaaaactgaagccaaCATGGAAGTGCTTTAAATACACGTTCTTTTTAACGGCCTCCAAGAAATGCTTTTATGGATCCGATCCACTCATTTCAGGTCatattagataaaatattaaatacattttgctcATTCTAAGTTTCAGAAAGGATAATTATCCATTAGCTGACCACTTGTGATTGACAAGTCGTCAGCCAATAAGTGTGCAGTTTACTGACCTCTGGGTGACCTCAGTGtggctacgtccatcttttacaCCGTCTATGTTCCTCAGTAtttttggagtcatttttggGAGGTTGACACACCCCAGattaaacaattaaatatgGCTGTGTTTTAGAAACAGTTTATATTAATCATCCTTGAACGCATCTTTACCTCGCTCTTAAAGACAGTGTCAAAAGTGGGCTGAGCTGAACCCAAATGTGCAAGTACACAATAAATGTAACAGTAATATTTATCAATTTGATCTTTAGATATCAACATTGGTAAAGCTTCCAAAAGTCCTTCATCACCCAAGCCGGACTACGCGCCGTGACCGAAATAGAATTCAAGCCTAAATCAGTTGCACATCAAGTAGATCCTTGATAAAGTGGAGATGCAAAGACAGATCCACAGAAAATAAAGCTGAGCTAAATATAATGTGATTCATCATCACTTCAAATTAACAGCTGTGGCTCTGGAGAAGCAAAGAGTTTTCAACCtttcaagtattttttttcttgagtttgattttttttttttttatgtggagAAAATATTTGATTTCCTTAGAAAGTGATTTCAAATGTATATGATCGCTCTTCCTTAGCAAAACCCCTAAAAAGTGATGAGCTGTGTTAAATATATAAAGTATCAAGGatatattgcattttttttaaatattatctgTGTGAGAGTGATGAAAAATTCCACCAACAAAGCCCTCcttttgaaaaacagaaaaacaaatgtgcaaTAGTTAAAGCTATGGCATCAGAAAGTGTTAGATAGTTTTTCTCCCTATGGATTCCAAAGCGTGGGGAAAAAAGGGATGAGAAGCCTGGACGGACCCAGTGTTGTCTGAGGTAGGGTGCAGTTAGCCCGCTGTGTTACTTGACTTTCTGAGCCCATTTCAGATCGTCCGACCTCGGCTTCTCTCCCGTCACGCCCTGGATGAGATCCTCCAAGTATCTCCAGAAACCCAGCTTCTCCAAAGGGTAGTTCAGCCAACCtggagaattaaaaaacaaacgtTAATCTTTAATTACATCCCTtattctgtctgtctttcttaaaTCAGACCCTATCCACTGTGACTCTTCATAACACTGAATGAAGCACTCTTAATGAAGATGTAGGGTGTAAATACAGCAGCAAGCAACAAATCAAAACCCATCTTTCGACAGAAATAAATGCACAATGGAAAACTATAAAACCTGCCTTAACCTTCTTTCTTTGAAAcatattcttattttttaactGTGATAAGCTCTGAAAATCTGTAATAATACAACCCTTTCCACTAACTGACCACATCTGATATTTCTACTACTGAGAATCCCTCAGCTACTCTGTGACTTTGCTTTTCAATCGCCAATGTCTCCGGGCTGCAGGTGCAGCCGGATATTATATACCTTCACCAAAACTTCCTGTTAATGACCGGGCTCTGGGTGACCAGTGGTTTCTAAATTGAATTTAGGTCAATAAGTTCCTTTTTTGTTCTCCACACAGACAGTTTATAAACATGTTACTAAAGCTTGCTCAGACTACAGGCGGGCTGcaatcagacagaaaaaaaagcctCTCTTTTGCCCACAGGTTACGAAGATACCCTAAATCAGGCATTACAGCAAGGTGAAATAATCACTCACTTTTAAGACCCAACCGTGGaacaaaaaaagattattaACTTAATTATTAACCCAGCCTGTTTAAATACAGAACTTTAGGACAACTTTTAGATAATTACACACGTAGTATGAGTCTAAATACAGTTTACTGATCCTATTTTGAGCAGTTCGCAGATAAATGTACATGTATTTGCACACAATCTAACTGCGCAAGGAGCAGTTTTCATGACAAACACATTGTCAGTAAGTCAGCACAGGTGCAGCTTCATTGTTGGGAGGTTTTAAAGCACTACAGCCTAAAGTCAGTCATGCAAGCCTGGACATGAAGCACCCTCTATGCAACCGTTTTCACCCTGCAACagccagcaaccactcaccaactGGTCAGGGAATACACATGTTTCCTTAGCGCACAGCGGTTGCGGGCTGGTCAACAACCAGTCTCTGGGCCTGTATGACTAAGCCCTAATGTAGCAAACCCTCCATGTGAACATGCAAATATAGCAGAAGTGGGTAGACAGAGTTTGGTTGGGTAGTGTGAGAAATGTTCTGAGTAATCCTGATGAAATAATACTACAAACCCGTAGTGATGCAGAAGTAGGTCTCGTGAGGAGAGACATGATGGATGCGGTGGTGCTTGCGGGGAAGGATGATGTGGCAGTTCTGCAGGAACACGACCCAACGAGGCAGCCCGAAGTATGTGTGAGACCACTTGTGAATCTGGTTGGTAAGAGTCACAAAGATGGCCAGTGCATACAGGTAGCAGTACAGGGGGTAGATATGGTAAATCTCCGCTGCAGGTAAAAGAAGACAAACATGGTAGTTTGTTTGCTGTTGCCTTCCTGCCCTTTTCTTAAAGAAACTGGTTTTATCAGATTAGCGTATTTTCACGATGGAGATAATGCTTTGTTGATACAAAACTCACCAGGTGAGAGGGTGAGAAAGTTATAGGCCATGTTTGCTAGAGGGACTATGGTCAGCATGCAGTTGTCACCGTTGGTCTCAATGAAGTCGTGACGGGTGATGGCTGTGGGGTCGATGTGGTGCTCTCTGAATGGACGTATAAAGGCCTGCATATATGTGGCAAATTAAGGAAAGTGCTCCCTTTGAAAAATGACTATTTGGAGGTAAATGATGGGAAATCATACCTTTCCAAAGATGGGTAGATCTACCGATCCCCATGTATCAGCCCCCCAGTGAACAAATCCTGATGCAAAGTCTGCAGTGAGGATACCTGCCactaaaaaggagaaaaaaagagaagcttGATAAAAGAGACAGCAAATAATAACACATAAGAAGAttatatcattttttaaatttagtacTTACCAATGCCCAGCAGGATGGACCATGTATGTCCCTGATGGAAATTGGCAAGGAGGTAAATGAGGTTGAAGGCCATGAGAGAGAAGCAGAGGATGACACTGATCCATTCTTGACATCTTTTGccttaaagaacaaaaaacaggagCTTTTTAGTGACAAATTCTATCACTTGTGCAGCGTTTCCAGTGCAGATAATCCAATGATGTTCAAAGGTTAGCAAATGACTCTGCGTGTTTGTCTGATGTGGCAGCATTCCTCTGTTCTTTGACAATAATGAGCAGCAGGGCCTGAAATACCTGTCCACATGTTACAGCACAAAGAAGACTGTAATTTAGTGACCtagaaacaaaacagcaaaaaagcagcaaacacaGTGTGAAAACACAAGACTAGATCTTAGTAAAAGGAGTCGGTGAATATGACTtattccttttaaaaaaaattcagtagTTTGGTGCTTATCccacagattttaatattagtcAAAGGGGAATTTTTGAGCATGAGCTAACTCATTTTGAACCCACTCACATTTTTGGTACATTTTGATTAAGTAATTGA is from Oreochromis niloticus isolate F11D_XX linkage group LG20, O_niloticus_UMD_NMBU, whole genome shotgun sequence and encodes:
- the peds1 gene encoding plasmanylethanolamine desaturase 1, which codes for MASMVNESECGGETQSLEPQGPGRGAARWGPQHAGARELANLYSPGKRCQEWISVILCFSLMAFNLIYLLANFHQGHTWSILLGIVAGILTADFASGFVHWGADTWGSVDLPIFGKAFIRPFREHHIDPTAITRHDFIETNGDNCMLTIVPLANMAYNFLTLSPAEIYHIYPLYCYLYALAIFVTLTNQIHKWSHTYFGLPRWVVFLQNCHIILPRKHHRIHHVSPHETYFCITTGWLNYPLEKLGFWRYLEDLIQGVTGEKPRSDDLKWAQKVK